One Streptomyces mobaraensis NBRC 13819 = DSM 40847 DNA segment encodes these proteins:
- a CDS encoding ABC transporter ATP-binding protein gives MTDLTYVPGGTAVEAAGLGVKYRRSWALRDCSFRVPTGRVCALVGPNGAGKSTLLSVIAGLGRPESGRLEVLGGPVGHRGTRPRVAYLPQDKPLYPRFTVADTLSMGRELNPGRWDQAAAERLVRAGNLPPHARVGALSAGQRTRVALALAFGKRPDLLLLDEPMADLDPLVRHEMTAALMAEAAEHATTIVLASHVLAELDGVCDYLLLLGGGRIRLAGEVEDLVGVHRVVVGRHEGPGLPKAFEAHTVVSARMTGRQLTAVVRPEGPIAGRWETSEPTLEDLLLAHLRAPDVPPLLTPSAEPRSGRAAA, from the coding sequence ATGACCGACCTGACCTACGTCCCCGGCGGGACCGCCGTCGAGGCGGCCGGGCTGGGGGTGAAGTACCGGCGTTCCTGGGCGCTGCGGGACTGCTCCTTCCGGGTGCCCACGGGACGGGTCTGCGCGCTCGTCGGCCCCAACGGCGCCGGGAAGTCGACCCTGCTCTCCGTCATCGCGGGGCTGGGGCGGCCGGAGTCCGGGCGGCTGGAGGTGCTGGGCGGACCGGTGGGGCACCGGGGGACGCGGCCCCGGGTGGCGTACCTGCCGCAGGACAAGCCGCTGTACCCGCGGTTCACCGTCGCGGACACGCTGAGCATGGGCCGCGAGCTCAACCCCGGCCGCTGGGACCAGGCGGCGGCGGAGCGCCTGGTGCGGGCGGGGAACCTGCCGCCGCACGCCCGCGTGGGCGCGCTCTCCGCGGGCCAGCGCACCCGCGTCGCGCTCGCCCTGGCCTTCGGCAAGCGCCCCGACCTGCTGCTGCTGGACGAGCCGATGGCCGATCTGGACCCGCTGGTGCGGCACGAGATGACGGCGGCCCTGATGGCCGAGGCCGCCGAGCACGCCACCACGATCGTGCTGGCCTCGCACGTCCTCGCCGAGCTCGACGGCGTCTGCGACTACCTGTTGCTGCTGGGCGGCGGCCGGATCCGGCTGGCGGGCGAGGTCGAGGACCTGGTCGGCGTCCACCGGGTCGTCGTGGGCCGCCATGAGGGCCCGGGGCTGCCCAAGGCGTTCGAGGCGCACACCGTCGTCTCGGCGCGGATGACGGGTCGTCAGCTCACCGCCGTCGTCCGCCCGGAGGGCCCGATCGCGGGCCGCTGGGAGACGTCGGAACCCACTCTGGAGGACCTGCTCCTCGCCCACCTCCGCGCCCCCGACGTCCCCCCGCTGCTCACCCCGAGCGCCGAACCCCGGTCCGGGAGGGCCGCCGCGTGA